A section of the Chryseobacterium scophthalmum genome encodes:
- the tgt gene encoding tRNA guanosine(34) transglycosylase Tgt: MNFFNIEKTSEGKARAGVLNTDHGTVQTPIFMPVGTVASVKTVHQREIKDDIKAQIILGNTYHLYLRPGMEVMEAAGGLHKFMNWDLPILTDSGGFQVFSLSGSRKMSEEGVKFKSHIDGSYHLFTPEKSMEIQRQIGADIFMAFDECVAYPAHYNQVKKSMEMTHRWLKRCIDWNAENPELYGYKQRFFPIVQGSTYSDLRKISAEVISEAGAEGNAIGGLSVGEPEDELYRITDEVTDILPKDKPRYLMGVGTPWNILESIGLGIDMMDCVMPTRNARNGMLFTWQGVINMKNEKWKKDFSPLDEFGTSFVDHEYSKAYVRHLFVSKEYLAKQIASIHNLAFYLDLVKVAREHILAGDFYQWKDSIVPVLRQRL; this comes from the coding sequence ATGAATTTTTTTAATATAGAGAAAACCTCAGAAGGCAAAGCAAGAGCCGGAGTTTTGAATACAGACCACGGAACCGTTCAAACACCGATTTTCATGCCTGTAGGAACTGTAGCAAGTGTAAAAACCGTTCACCAAAGAGAAATAAAAGACGATATTAAAGCTCAGATTATTTTGGGAAACACGTATCACCTTTATCTTCGTCCGGGAATGGAGGTGATGGAAGCTGCAGGAGGTTTACATAAATTTATGAATTGGGATCTTCCGATTCTTACCGATTCAGGAGGTTTCCAGGTTTTTTCACTTTCTGGAAGCAGAAAAATGTCTGAAGAAGGGGTGAAATTCAAATCTCATATCGACGGAAGTTATCATTTATTTACTCCGGAAAAATCGATGGAAATTCAGAGACAAATTGGAGCTGATATTTTCATGGCATTTGATGAATGTGTTGCTTATCCCGCACACTATAATCAAGTGAAAAAATCGATGGAAATGACGCATCGCTGGTTAAAAAGATGCATCGACTGGAATGCAGAAAATCCTGAACTATATGGTTATAAACAAAGATTTTTCCCGATTGTTCAAGGCTCAACGTATTCAGATTTAAGAAAAATTTCTGCAGAAGTAATTTCAGAAGCAGGTGCAGAAGGAAATGCAATTGGCGGTCTTTCTGTAGGTGAACCTGAAGACGAATTGTATAGAATTACCGATGAGGTAACCGATATTTTACCGAAAGACAAGCCAAGATATTTGATGGGAGTCGGAACTCCTTGGAATATTCTTGAATCAATCGGTTTGGGAATCGATATGATGGATTGTGTGATGCCAACAAGAAACGCAAGAAATGGAATGCTTTTCACTTGGCAAGGGGTAATCAATATGAAAAACGAAAAATGGAAGAAAGACTTTTCTCCATTAGACGAGTTTGGGACAAGTTTTGTAGATCACGAATATTCGAAAGCTTATGTGCGTCATTTGTTTGTGTCTAAAGAATATTTGGCGAAACAAATTGCATCAATCCACAATCTTGCATTTTATTTAGATTTGGTGAAAGTAGCAAGAGAACATATTTTAGCAGGAGATTTCTATCAATGGAAAGATTCTATAGTTCCTGTATTGAGACAAAGACTTTAG
- a CDS encoding DUF4296 domain-containing protein: protein MKKLIFFFVLLSLFSCNEYIDKPKNLVGKTKMAEIIADLAINDQVIYLYPKTNLESGTRFILKNHEVKTEDFLESYRYYIVKQKMKGIVEDAQKIIIEKDPKSEKKIKGSIQLKDTELPKPERQ, encoded by the coding sequence ATGAAAAAGCTGATTTTCTTTTTTGTTTTATTGAGTTTATTTTCATGTAATGAATATATAGATAAACCGAAAAATCTTGTTGGAAAAACCAAGATGGCAGAAATTATAGCTGATTTGGCGATTAATGATCAGGTTATCTATCTATATCCCAAAACAAACTTAGAAAGCGGAACAAGATTTATCCTAAAAAATCATGAAGTTAAGACCGAAGATTTTCTTGAAAGCTACCGTTATTATATTGTAAAGCAAAAAATGAAGGGGATTGTAGAAGATGCCCAGAAAATTATTATAGAAAAAGACCCGAAGTCTGAAAAGAAAATAAAAGGTAGTATTCAACTGAAAGATACAGAACTACCAAAACCGGAAAGACAATAA
- a CDS encoding polyprenol monophosphomannose synthase, with product MKKLVIIPTYNEKENIENIISAVFALEEEFHVLVVDDSSPDKTADIVKELQKKFPHTLHLSIRHIKDGLGKAYIHGFKWALQNNYDYIFEMDADFSHDPKDLPKLFEACKNADMAVGSRYSKGVNVVNWPMGRVLLSYFASKYVRFILGLPIHDTTAGFVCFSRKVLEEIGLDNVRLKGYGFQIEMKFRAFKKGYKIVEVPIIFTNRILGESKMNGGIIHEAVFGVLNLKWKSIINRL from the coding sequence ATGAAAAAACTCGTCATAATTCCGACCTATAACGAAAAGGAGAATATAGAAAATATAATTTCCGCTGTTTTTGCATTGGAAGAAGAGTTTCACGTCTTGGTCGTAGACGATTCTTCGCCAGATAAAACGGCAGACATCGTAAAAGAACTTCAAAAAAAGTTTCCTCATACGCTTCATCTTTCCATAAGACATATCAAAGACGGCTTAGGAAAGGCATATATTCATGGCTTTAAATGGGCACTTCAAAACAATTATGATTACATTTTTGAGATGGATGCCGATTTTTCTCATGACCCGAAAGATTTACCGAAACTTTTTGAAGCCTGCAAAAATGCAGATATGGCAGTCGGTTCACGTTATTCTAAAGGAGTAAATGTTGTGAATTGGCCAATGGGAAGAGTTTTGCTTTCTTATTTTGCTTCAAAGTATGTAAGATTTATTTTAGGCCTTCCAATTCATGATACAACGGCAGGTTTTGTATGTTTTTCAAGAAAAGTTTTAGAAGAAATAGGTTTAGATAATGTAAGATTGAAAGGGTATGGCTTTCAGATTGAAATGAAATTCAGAGCTTTTAAAAAAGGATACAAAATTGTAGAGGTTCCGATTATTTTTACCAACAGAATTTTGGGTGAAAGTAAAATGAATGGCGGAATTATACATGAAGCTGTATTTGGTGTTTTAAATTTAAAATGGAAATCAATTATCAACAGGTTATGA
- a CDS encoding DUF4271 domain-containing protein encodes MPLLQTFKNEVRIPENNDWVVFILIGCLFLYIFMMNVIEREANLKDFLLQKYYDSSNNLPSWIITSLVTALSLSVLVSQYIPIVPKHVADFQPFGYQLNKIGYTLIIISLFYFIRTALGFLFYQAIGDGKKWSIFYFTSTKFHFILSVLLIILCVTHYYFPIDRNSAFIYYIYFFSFVFIFKVFFYLFHRNNILPQKWYYKFLYICTLQIAPLLMLWKLLFI; translated from the coding sequence TTGCCATTATTACAAACTTTCAAAAACGAAGTAAGAATACCTGAAAATAATGATTGGGTAGTTTTTATCCTTATCGGCTGCCTTTTTCTGTACATTTTTATGATGAATGTGATAGAGCGTGAAGCCAATCTTAAAGATTTTCTTCTGCAGAAATATTATGACTCCAGCAATAATCTTCCAAGTTGGATCATTACATCGCTTGTTACTGCTTTAAGTTTAAGCGTTCTGGTTTCTCAATACATACCGATTGTCCCAAAACACGTTGCCGACTTTCAGCCTTTTGGCTATCAACTTAATAAAATAGGATATACTTTAATTATTATTTCACTTTTTTATTTCATCCGAACAGCATTGGGCTTTTTATTTTACCAAGCGATAGGTGACGGCAAAAAATGGAGTATTTTTTATTTTACCTCCACAAAATTCCACTTCATCCTGTCAGTTTTACTGATTATTTTGTGTGTAACCCACTACTATTTCCCGATAGACAGAAATAGCGCATTTATTTATTATATTTATTTTTTCTCTTTTGTCTTCATTTTCAAGGTGTTTTTCTATTTGTTTCACAGAAACAACATCTTACCCCAGAAATGGTATTATAAATTTTTGTATATTTGCACCCTCCAAATTGCACCGCTGTTGATGCTTTGGAAGTTATTATTTATTTAA